The Anomalospiza imberbis isolate Cuckoo-Finch-1a 21T00152 chromosome 7, ASM3175350v1, whole genome shotgun sequence genome has a window encoding:
- the TANC1 gene encoding protein TANC1 isoform X4 — protein sequence MSLPSSPLLPRQSYLMQARANKKSPGPVRKPKYVESPRVPGEAALALQRRPEPGEPSASAKPDKDSSCSPAAQELMTRLGFLLGEGIPTSVHMEEKSEVMCAVASQGVSPCSTLTSSTTSPSTDSPCSTLNSCAGKTAANKGSPCGTISTPSSTLESKDSGIIATITSSSENDDRSGSSLEWSKDGSLRAGKHQGISRDRRTDNCSPVAEEEAIGSSENLPKEVPMGEGPLPYTQSSASLIMPRPNSVAATSSTKLEDLSYLDGQRNTPLRTSIRLPWHNTAGGRVQQEARFIPYKPQDILLKPLLFEVPSITTDSVFVGREWLFHAIEEKLQNPDPTENRGAVITGNVGFGKTAVISRLVALSCHGSRMRQIASNSPSSSPKSGDSSREIPLSQLPPCPPPSGDTNTMKTLTCPGTPECKTQTGDSVRHLASKVVAYHYCQADNTYTCLVPEFVHSVAALLCRSQQLTAYRDLLIREPHLQSMLSLRSCVQDPAAAFKRGVLEPLSNLRREQKIPEEDYIILVDGLNDAEFHKPDYGDTISSFITSIIYKFPPWLKLIVTVRTNFQEVVSSLPFIAISLDNFPDNKGIHDDLNAYIQYRINNSQEIINNMSLNGKADAATIGKVSNHLIMRSLGSYLYLKLTLDLFQKGHLVIKSASYKVVPVSLSELYLLQCNMKFMTNSAFERAQPILNVALASLHPMTDDQIFQAINAGQINSEQQWEDFSQRMEALSCFLIKRRDKTRMFCHPSFREWLVWRAEGENTDFLCEPRNGHALLAFMFSRQEGKLNRQQTMELGHHILKAHIFKGLSKRTGISSSHLQALWIGYSTDGLSTALASLRNIYTPNVKVSRLLILAGANVNYRTEVLNNAPVLCVQSHLGHEEVVTLLLEFGAAIDGTSENGMTALSYAAAAGHMSIVSLLCRKGAKADLADKKGQCALVHSALRGHCGILEFLLGLVWVAPSQEQDALRKRQALQQALTAAASMGHCQVVRYILTIEKDHDMDINDTDALWGETALTAAAGRGKLEVCRLLLGHGAAVTRASRRGVPPLLCAVRQGHWQIAKLLVEHGADVNLSDKQGRTPLMVASCEGHLSTVEFLLSEGATVSSLDKEGLTALSWACLKGHKEVVQYLVEKGAATDQTDKNGRTPLDLAAFYGDADIVQYLVEKGAMIEHVDHSGMRPLDRAIGCRNTSVVVMLLRKGAKLGNAAWAMATSKPDILLILLQKLMEEGNTLYKKGKMREAAQRYQYALRKFPREGFGEEMKAFTELRVSLYLNLSRCRRKTNDFGMAEEFATKALDLKPKCYEAYYARARAKRNSRKLLAALADLREATQICPSNQEIKRLLARVEEECKQFQRAQQQKHQSPQLLEQTNNSDNEEEGIVPGVNDNFNLQDREDELPHPNESVSPPQRLQCSSAASLFSRTLQEGVQKAQCVSPQSRTSNKYLREPGLIMQPTKQAQIVKTNQHLSSIQPGSKLGSGQCSTKPQSSLQHLPHSPLPIRHCRSQQVDGTSTLSSGSISTDPTAELHNEKFVSSQRSHPQHHETLSSRSFASKSKCGDTSTASAPVNFSDSRQQSPVPSGGSSGSPSSSVILASSSSSFTSASSLSGSVKGLGPDVRLKETNISQAQGTEHRPRNTPFMGIMDKTARFQQQNTQSSRAWHSQTADGLSTNVASAGIQPSNLEQFSVKHYSTKGSSTGAAQGDGSQSSMQAKEREELTCQIPPHCTDSRSPNQGSHLHPDAVAKLPSHSTQDGHLSHVTTAKPKRSFIESNV from the exons CAAAGCCTGACAAAGACTCAAGCTGTTCTCCTGCAGCACAAGAATTGATGACAAGATTGGGGTTTTTACTGGGAGAAGGGATCCCAACTTCTGTTCACATGGAAGAGAAAAGCGAAGTTATG TGTGCGGTTGCCAGCCAAGGAGTGAGTCCCTGCTCCACCCTCACCAGCAGCACGACGTCgcccagcactgacagccccTGCTCCACCCTCAACAGCTGTGCTGGCAAAACAGCAGCCAACAAGGGCAGTCCCTGTGGCACCATCAGCACGCCCAGCTCCACCCTGGAGAGCAAGGACAGTGGCATAATAG CCACTATAACAAGTTCATCAGAAAATGATGATCGTAGTGGATCCAGCTTAGAGTGGAGTAAGGATGGGAGTCTCAGAGCTGGAAAACACCAAGGCATTAGCCGTGATCGAAGAACAGATAATTGTTCACCGGTTGCAGAAGAGGAAGCCATTGGATCTTCTGAGAATTTGCCAAAAGAAGTACCAATGGGAGAGGGTCCCCTTCCTTACACTCAGAGTTCTGCCTCTTTAATAATGCCTCGTCCAAACTCTGTTGCAG CAACAAGTTCGACCAAACTGGAAGATTTGAGTTACTTGGATGGACAAAGAAATACTCCTTTACGAACTTCAATTCGCTTACCTTGGCACAACACCGCTGGCGGAAGAGTGCAGCAGGAAG CTCGTTTCATCCCCTATAAGCCTCAagacattttgctgaagccGCTGTTGTTTGAGGTGCCAAGCATAACCACAGACTCGGTGTTTGTTGGAAGAGAATGGCTGTTTCATGCCATTGAAGAAAAACTGCAGAATCCTGACCCAACAGAGAACAGGGGAGCAGTCATTACTGGAaatgtgggatttgggaagacTGCAGTCATTTCACGGCTGGTGGCACTCAGCTGCCATGGAAGCCGCATGAGACAAATAGCCTCCAACAGCCCAAGTTCATCTCCTAAAA GTGGTGACTCCTCTCGGGAGATTCCCTTAAGCCAGTtacccccgtgtccccctccgTCAGGTGACACCAATACAATGAAGACTCTGACTTGTCCCGGTACTCCCGAATGCAAAACTCAAACAGGGGATTCTGTGAGACACCTCGCTTCAAAG GTCGTTGCTTATCATTACTGCCAGGCTGATAACACATACACGTGCCTGGTCCCAGAGTTTGTGCACAGCGTGGCAGCTTTGCTTTGCCGCTCACAGCAGTTAACAGCATACAGAGATCTCCTCATCAGAGAGCCTCACCTGCAGAGCATGCTGAGCCTGAGGTCTTGTGTCCAGgatccagcagcagcttttaAAAGGGGAGTGTTGGAACCACTTTCAAACCTCAGGAGAG AACAGAAGATTCCTGAGGAAGACTACATAATTTTGGTTGATGGTTTAAATGATGCTGAATTTCATAAACCTGATTATGGTGACACAATTTCTTCATTTATCACAAGTATAATCTATAAGTTTCCTCCCTGGCTGAAGCTCATTGTGACTGTAAGAACTAATTTCCAG GAAGTGGTAAGTTCACTACCATTTATCGCAATATCCCTGGATAATTTTCCAGACAACAAAGGAATTCACGATGATTTGAATGCTTATATTCAGTACAGAATTAATAACAGTCAAGAAATTATAAACAACATGTCTTTAAATGGAAAAGCTGATGCAGCTACAATTGGGAAAGTGAGTAACCACCTAATCATGAGAAGCCTGGGATCTTACCTCTATTTGAAACTCACTTTGGATCTTTTCCAAAAAGGTCATTTAGTAATCAAAAGTGCAAGCTACAAGGTTGTTCCTGTGTCTCTGTCAGAGCTGTACTTACTGCAGTGCAATATGAAGTTCATGACAAACTCTGCTTTTGAGCGAGCTCAGCCCATATTGAATGTGGCATTggcatccctgcatcccatgACAGATGACCAGATTTTCCAAGCTATTAATGCAGGACAGATAAACAGTGAACAACAGTGGGAAGACTTCAGCCAGAGGATGGAAGCCCTTTCATGTTTTCTGATCAAAAGACGTGACAAAACACGCATGTTCTGCCATCCTTCCTTCAGGGAATGGCTTGTCTGGAGAGCAGAAGGTGAAAATACGGACTTCTTATGTGAGCCAAG GAATGGACATGCTCTACTGGCTTTCATGTTTTCTCGACAGGAGGGAAAGTTAAACCGCCAACAAACTATGGAACTTGGCCATCATATACTTAAAGCTCATATTTTCAAG GGTCTCAGTAAAAGGACCGGAATCTCTTCCAGTCATCTCCAAGCCTTGTGGATTGGTTATAGTACTGATGGACTGTCTACAGCCCTGGCTTCTCTAAGAAACATCTACACACCCAACGTGAAG gTGAGTCGGCTGCTGATTTTGGCAGGAGCAAATGTGAATTACAGAACTGAAGTACTGAATAATGCTCCAGTGCTGTGTGTTCAGTCACACCTTGGACATGAGGAAGTGGTCACTCTTTTACTCGAGTTTGGAGCTGCTATTGATGGAACTTCAGAAAACGGAATGACAGCCCTTAGTTACGCAGCCGCTGCAGGTCACATGAGCATCGTGTCACTGCTGTGCAGAAAAGGTGCAAAG GCTGACCTTGCAGACAAGAAGGGCCAGTGTGCTTTGGTCCACAGTGCACTGAGGGGGCACTGCGGAATCCTTGAGTTCTTGCTCGGCCTGGTTTGGGTGGCTCCCTCCCAAGAACAGGATGCACTGAGGAAGCGCCAGGCACTGCAACAAGCTctcacagcagctgccagcatggggcactgccag GTGGTTCGTTACATCTTGACAATTGAAAAAGACCATGACATGGACATCAATGACACTGATGCCTTGTGGGGAGAAACAG CCctgacagctgctgctggaagaggaaagctgGAAGTGTGCCGGTTACTCCTGGGGCACGGAGCGGCCGTGACCAGAGCCAGCAGGAGAGGCGTGCCCCCGCTCCTCTGCGCCGTCCGGCAGGGCCACTGGCAG attGCCAAACTTCTAGTGGAGCACGGAGCTGATGTGAATTTAAGTGACAAGCAAGGCCGGACACCACTGATGGTGGCTTCTTGTGAAGGACATCTGAGCACTGTGGAATTTCTCCTTTCTGAAG GTGCAACTGTTTCATCTCTGGACAAGGAAGGACTgacagctctgagctgggctTGTCTGAAAGGCCACAAGGAAGTAGTTCAGTATTTAGTAGAGAAAGGTGCAGCAACTGATCAGACAGACAAAAATGGACGAACACCTCTAGACTTGGCAGCTTTTTATGGGGATGCTGATATT GTGCAGTATTTGGTGGAGAAAGGAGCAATGATTGAGCACGTGGACCACAGTGGCATGAGGCCACTGGACAGAGCGATTGGCTGCCGCAATACCTCAGTCGTGGTCATGCTGCTGAGAAAGGGAGCTAAGCTGG GAAATGCAGCGTGGGCAATGGCCACCTCCAAACCCGATATTCTCCTGATTCTTCTGCAGAAACTGATGGAAGAAGGAAATACGCTCTATAAA AAAGGCAAGATGAGGGAAGCAGCACAGCGCTATCAGTATGCATTGAGGAAGTTCCCAAGGGAAGGGTTTGGTGAGGAAATGAAAGCCTTCACTGAGCTGAGAGTTTCATTATACCTGAACTTGTCACGATGTCGCCGCAAAACAAAT GATTTTGGAATGGCTGAAGAGTTTGCTACCAAAGCCTTGGATCTGAAGCCTAAGTGTTATGAAGCCTATTATGCCAGAGCAAGAGCCAAGAGGAACAGCAG AAAACTACTTGCTGCTCTCGCTGACCTACGGGAAGCCACTCAGATATGCCCCAGCAATCAGGAGATAAAACGTCTCTTGGCTCGGGTGGAAGAGGAGTGCAAACAGTTCCAGAGAGCACAGCAACAGAAGCATCAGTCTCCACAGCTACTTGAACAAACCAACAATTCTGATAATGAGGAGGAAGGAATTGTACCAGGTGTGAATGATAATTTTAATCTTCAAGACAGGGAAGATGAGCTGCCACACCCCAATGAATCTGTTTCTCCTCCACAAAGGCTGCAGTGTTCCTCAGCTGCTTCATTATTCAGCAGGACCCTTCAAGAAGGTGTTCAGAAAGCTCAGTGTGTGTCCCCTCAAAGCAGAACAAGCAACAAGTACCTGAGAGAGCCAGGCTTGATCATGCAGCCAACAAAGCAGGCACAGATTGTAAAAACTAATCAGCATctgagctccatccagcctggatcTAAACTAGGAAGCGGTCAATGTAGCACCAAGCCACAATCATCTTTGCAGCATCTTCCCCACAGTCCCTTGCCCATCCGGCACTGTAGAAGTCAACAGGTGGATGGGACAAGCACATTGTCATCTGGAAGCATTTCCACAGATCCCACTGCTGAACTGCACAATGAGAAGTTTGTGTCAAGCCAGCGTTCACATCCACAGCATCATGAGACTCTCTCTTCTCGTTCTTTTGCTAGTAAATCTAAATGTGGTGACACATCAacagcctctgctccagtgAATTTCAGTGACTCAAGGCAGCAAAGCCCTGTACCCAGTGGTGGCTCTTCTGGCTCTCCATCCAGTAGTGTGATTCTTGCCAGCTCCTCAAGCAGCTTCACTTCAGCCAGCAGTTTGTCAGGCAGTGTTAAGGGGCTGGGCCCAGATGTTCGACTCAAGGAGACCAACATCAGTCAAGCTCAGGGCACTGAGCACCGACCTCGCAATACCCCGTTTATGGGAATCATGGACAAGACTGCAAGGTTTCAGCAGCAAAACACACAATCTAGTCGCGCTTGGCACTCTCAGACAGCAGATGGATTATCCACAAATGTTGCTTCTGCAGGCATTCAGCCCTCCAACTTGGAGCAGTTCTCAGTTAAACACTACTCAACTAAGGGATCCTCTACAggtgctgcccagggagatggcagccagagcagcatgCAAGCAAAAGAACGTGAGGAGCTCACTTGCCAAATCCCTCCCCACTGTACAGACAGCAGATCACCCAACCAAGGTTCTCATTTACACCCTGATGCTGTAGCCAAACTGCCATCCCACAGCACTCAGGATGGCCACCTCAGTCACGTCACCACGGCAAAACCAAAGCGATCGTTCATTGAATCAAATGTATAA
- the TANC1 gene encoding protein TANC1 isoform X3, with amino-acid sequence MGLFSSSLHVLKSLERVFLTRVEVQHLADLCDSSCVCPVRKPKYVESPRVPGEAALALQRRPEPGEPSASAKPDKDSSCSPAAQELMTRLGFLLGEGIPTSVHMEEKSEVMCAVASQGVSPCSTLTSSTTSPSTDSPCSTLNSCAGKTAANKGSPCGTISTPSSTLESKDSGIIATITSSSENDDRSGSSLEWSKDGSLRAGKHQGISRDRRTDNCSPVAEEEAIGSSENLPKEVPMGEGPLPYTQSSASLIMPRPNSVAATSSTKLEDLSYLDGQRNTPLRTSIRLPWHNTAGGRVQQEARFIPYKPQDILLKPLLFEVPSITTDSVFVGREWLFHAIEEKLQNPDPTENRGAVITGNVGFGKTAVISRLVALSCHGSRMRQIASNSPSSSPKSGDSSREIPLSQLPPCPPPSGDTNTMKTLTCPGTPECKTQTGDSVRHLASKVVAYHYCQADNTYTCLVPEFVHSVAALLCRSQQLTAYRDLLIREPHLQSMLSLRSCVQDPAAAFKRGVLEPLSNLRREQKIPEEDYIILVDGLNDAEFHKPDYGDTISSFITSIIYKFPPWLKLIVTVRTNFQEVVSSLPFIAISLDNFPDNKGIHDDLNAYIQYRINNSQEIINNMSLNGKADAATIGKVSNHLIMRSLGSYLYLKLTLDLFQKGHLVIKSASYKVVPVSLSELYLLQCNMKFMTNSAFERAQPILNVALASLHPMTDDQIFQAINAGQINSEQQWEDFSQRMEALSCFLIKRRDKTRMFCHPSFREWLVWRAEGENTDFLCEPRNGHALLAFMFSRQEGKLNRQQTMELGHHILKAHIFKGLSKRTGISSSHLQALWIGYSTDGLSTALASLRNIYTPNVKVSRLLILAGANVNYRTEVLNNAPVLCVQSHLGHEEVVTLLLEFGAAIDGTSENGMTALSYAAAAGHMSIVSLLCRKGAKADLADKKGQCALVHSALRGHCGILEFLLGLVWVAPSQEQDALRKRQALQQALTAAASMGHCQVVRYILTIEKDHDMDINDTDALWGETALTAAAGRGKLEVCRLLLGHGAAVTRASRRGVPPLLCAVRQGHWQIAKLLVEHGADVNLSDKQGRTPLMVASCEGHLSTVEFLLSEGATVSSLDKEGLTALSWACLKGHKEVVQYLVEKGAATDQTDKNGRTPLDLAAFYGDADIVQYLVEKGAMIEHVDHSGMRPLDRAIGCRNTSVVVMLLRKGAKLGNAAWAMATSKPDILLILLQKLMEEGNTLYKKGKMREAAQRYQYALRKFPREGFGEEMKAFTELRVSLYLNLSRCRRKTNDFGMAEEFATKALDLKPKCYEAYYARARAKRNSRKLLAALADLREATQICPSNQEIKRLLARVEEECKQFQRAQQQKHQSPQLLEQTNNSDNEEEGIVPGVNDNFNLQDREDELPHPNESVSPPQRLQCSSAASLFSRTLQEGVQKAQCVSPQSRTSNKYLREPGLIMQPTKQAQIVKTNQHLSSIQPGSKLGSGQCSTKPQSSLQHLPHSPLPIRHCRSQQVDGTSTLSSGSISTDPTAELHNEKFVSSQRSHPQHHETLSSRSFASKSKCGDTSTASAPVNFSDSRQQSPVPSGGSSGSPSSSVILASSSSSFTSASSLSGSVKGLGPDVRLKETNISQAQGTEHRPRNTPFMGIMDKTARFQQQNTQSSRAWHSQTADGLSTNVASAGIQPSNLEQFSVKHYSTKGSSTGAAQGDGSQSSMQAKEREELTCQIPPHCTDSRSPNQGSHLHPDAVAKLPSHSTQDGHLSHVTTAKPKRSFIESNV; translated from the exons CAAAGCCTGACAAAGACTCAAGCTGTTCTCCTGCAGCACAAGAATTGATGACAAGATTGGGGTTTTTACTGGGAGAAGGGATCCCAACTTCTGTTCACATGGAAGAGAAAAGCGAAGTTATG TGTGCGGTTGCCAGCCAAGGAGTGAGTCCCTGCTCCACCCTCACCAGCAGCACGACGTCgcccagcactgacagccccTGCTCCACCCTCAACAGCTGTGCTGGCAAAACAGCAGCCAACAAGGGCAGTCCCTGTGGCACCATCAGCACGCCCAGCTCCACCCTGGAGAGCAAGGACAGTGGCATAATAG CCACTATAACAAGTTCATCAGAAAATGATGATCGTAGTGGATCCAGCTTAGAGTGGAGTAAGGATGGGAGTCTCAGAGCTGGAAAACACCAAGGCATTAGCCGTGATCGAAGAACAGATAATTGTTCACCGGTTGCAGAAGAGGAAGCCATTGGATCTTCTGAGAATTTGCCAAAAGAAGTACCAATGGGAGAGGGTCCCCTTCCTTACACTCAGAGTTCTGCCTCTTTAATAATGCCTCGTCCAAACTCTGTTGCAG CAACAAGTTCGACCAAACTGGAAGATTTGAGTTACTTGGATGGACAAAGAAATACTCCTTTACGAACTTCAATTCGCTTACCTTGGCACAACACCGCTGGCGGAAGAGTGCAGCAGGAAG CTCGTTTCATCCCCTATAAGCCTCAagacattttgctgaagccGCTGTTGTTTGAGGTGCCAAGCATAACCACAGACTCGGTGTTTGTTGGAAGAGAATGGCTGTTTCATGCCATTGAAGAAAAACTGCAGAATCCTGACCCAACAGAGAACAGGGGAGCAGTCATTACTGGAaatgtgggatttgggaagacTGCAGTCATTTCACGGCTGGTGGCACTCAGCTGCCATGGAAGCCGCATGAGACAAATAGCCTCCAACAGCCCAAGTTCATCTCCTAAAA GTGGTGACTCCTCTCGGGAGATTCCCTTAAGCCAGTtacccccgtgtccccctccgTCAGGTGACACCAATACAATGAAGACTCTGACTTGTCCCGGTACTCCCGAATGCAAAACTCAAACAGGGGATTCTGTGAGACACCTCGCTTCAAAG GTCGTTGCTTATCATTACTGCCAGGCTGATAACACATACACGTGCCTGGTCCCAGAGTTTGTGCACAGCGTGGCAGCTTTGCTTTGCCGCTCACAGCAGTTAACAGCATACAGAGATCTCCTCATCAGAGAGCCTCACCTGCAGAGCATGCTGAGCCTGAGGTCTTGTGTCCAGgatccagcagcagcttttaAAAGGGGAGTGTTGGAACCACTTTCAAACCTCAGGAGAG AACAGAAGATTCCTGAGGAAGACTACATAATTTTGGTTGATGGTTTAAATGATGCTGAATTTCATAAACCTGATTATGGTGACACAATTTCTTCATTTATCACAAGTATAATCTATAAGTTTCCTCCCTGGCTGAAGCTCATTGTGACTGTAAGAACTAATTTCCAG GAAGTGGTAAGTTCACTACCATTTATCGCAATATCCCTGGATAATTTTCCAGACAACAAAGGAATTCACGATGATTTGAATGCTTATATTCAGTACAGAATTAATAACAGTCAAGAAATTATAAACAACATGTCTTTAAATGGAAAAGCTGATGCAGCTACAATTGGGAAAGTGAGTAACCACCTAATCATGAGAAGCCTGGGATCTTACCTCTATTTGAAACTCACTTTGGATCTTTTCCAAAAAGGTCATTTAGTAATCAAAAGTGCAAGCTACAAGGTTGTTCCTGTGTCTCTGTCAGAGCTGTACTTACTGCAGTGCAATATGAAGTTCATGACAAACTCTGCTTTTGAGCGAGCTCAGCCCATATTGAATGTGGCATTggcatccctgcatcccatgACAGATGACCAGATTTTCCAAGCTATTAATGCAGGACAGATAAACAGTGAACAACAGTGGGAAGACTTCAGCCAGAGGATGGAAGCCCTTTCATGTTTTCTGATCAAAAGACGTGACAAAACACGCATGTTCTGCCATCCTTCCTTCAGGGAATGGCTTGTCTGGAGAGCAGAAGGTGAAAATACGGACTTCTTATGTGAGCCAAG GAATGGACATGCTCTACTGGCTTTCATGTTTTCTCGACAGGAGGGAAAGTTAAACCGCCAACAAACTATGGAACTTGGCCATCATATACTTAAAGCTCATATTTTCAAG GGTCTCAGTAAAAGGACCGGAATCTCTTCCAGTCATCTCCAAGCCTTGTGGATTGGTTATAGTACTGATGGACTGTCTACAGCCCTGGCTTCTCTAAGAAACATCTACACACCCAACGTGAAG gTGAGTCGGCTGCTGATTTTGGCAGGAGCAAATGTGAATTACAGAACTGAAGTACTGAATAATGCTCCAGTGCTGTGTGTTCAGTCACACCTTGGACATGAGGAAGTGGTCACTCTTTTACTCGAGTTTGGAGCTGCTATTGATGGAACTTCAGAAAACGGAATGACAGCCCTTAGTTACGCAGCCGCTGCAGGTCACATGAGCATCGTGTCACTGCTGTGCAGAAAAGGTGCAAAG GCTGACCTTGCAGACAAGAAGGGCCAGTGTGCTTTGGTCCACAGTGCACTGAGGGGGCACTGCGGAATCCTTGAGTTCTTGCTCGGCCTGGTTTGGGTGGCTCCCTCCCAAGAACAGGATGCACTGAGGAAGCGCCAGGCACTGCAACAAGCTctcacagcagctgccagcatggggcactgccag GTGGTTCGTTACATCTTGACAATTGAAAAAGACCATGACATGGACATCAATGACACTGATGCCTTGTGGGGAGAAACAG CCctgacagctgctgctggaagaggaaagctgGAAGTGTGCCGGTTACTCCTGGGGCACGGAGCGGCCGTGACCAGAGCCAGCAGGAGAGGCGTGCCCCCGCTCCTCTGCGCCGTCCGGCAGGGCCACTGGCAG attGCCAAACTTCTAGTGGAGCACGGAGCTGATGTGAATTTAAGTGACAAGCAAGGCCGGACACCACTGATGGTGGCTTCTTGTGAAGGACATCTGAGCACTGTGGAATTTCTCCTTTCTGAAG GTGCAACTGTTTCATCTCTGGACAAGGAAGGACTgacagctctgagctgggctTGTCTGAAAGGCCACAAGGAAGTAGTTCAGTATTTAGTAGAGAAAGGTGCAGCAACTGATCAGACAGACAAAAATGGACGAACACCTCTAGACTTGGCAGCTTTTTATGGGGATGCTGATATT GTGCAGTATTTGGTGGAGAAAGGAGCAATGATTGAGCACGTGGACCACAGTGGCATGAGGCCACTGGACAGAGCGATTGGCTGCCGCAATACCTCAGTCGTGGTCATGCTGCTGAGAAAGGGAGCTAAGCTGG GAAATGCAGCGTGGGCAATGGCCACCTCCAAACCCGATATTCTCCTGATTCTTCTGCAGAAACTGATGGAAGAAGGAAATACGCTCTATAAA AAAGGCAAGATGAGGGAAGCAGCACAGCGCTATCAGTATGCATTGAGGAAGTTCCCAAGGGAAGGGTTTGGTGAGGAAATGAAAGCCTTCACTGAGCTGAGAGTTTCATTATACCTGAACTTGTCACGATGTCGCCGCAAAACAAAT GATTTTGGAATGGCTGAAGAGTTTGCTACCAAAGCCTTGGATCTGAAGCCTAAGTGTTATGAAGCCTATTATGCCAGAGCAAGAGCCAAGAGGAACAGCAG AAAACTACTTGCTGCTCTCGCTGACCTACGGGAAGCCACTCAGATATGCCCCAGCAATCAGGAGATAAAACGTCTCTTGGCTCGGGTGGAAGAGGAGTGCAAACAGTTCCAGAGAGCACAGCAACAGAAGCATCAGTCTCCACAGCTACTTGAACAAACCAACAATTCTGATAATGAGGAGGAAGGAATTGTACCAGGTGTGAATGATAATTTTAATCTTCAAGACAGGGAAGATGAGCTGCCACACCCCAATGAATCTGTTTCTCCTCCACAAAGGCTGCAGTGTTCCTCAGCTGCTTCATTATTCAGCAGGACCCTTCAAGAAGGTGTTCAGAAAGCTCAGTGTGTGTCCCCTCAAAGCAGAACAAGCAACAAGTACCTGAGAGAGCCAGGCTTGATCATGCAGCCAACAAAGCAGGCACAGATTGTAAAAACTAATCAGCATctgagctccatccagcctggatcTAAACTAGGAAGCGGTCAATGTAGCACCAAGCCACAATCATCTTTGCAGCATCTTCCCCACAGTCCCTTGCCCATCCGGCACTGTAGAAGTCAACAGGTGGATGGGACAAGCACATTGTCATCTGGAAGCATTTCCACAGATCCCACTGCTGAACTGCACAATGAGAAGTTTGTGTCAAGCCAGCGTTCACATCCACAGCATCATGAGACTCTCTCTTCTCGTTCTTTTGCTAGTAAATCTAAATGTGGTGACACATCAacagcctctgctccagtgAATTTCAGTGACTCAAGGCAGCAAAGCCCTGTACCCAGTGGTGGCTCTTCTGGCTCTCCATCCAGTAGTGTGATTCTTGCCAGCTCCTCAAGCAGCTTCACTTCAGCCAGCAGTTTGTCAGGCAGTGTTAAGGGGCTGGGCCCAGATGTTCGACTCAAGGAGACCAACATCAGTCAAGCTCAGGGCACTGAGCACCGACCTCGCAATACCCCGTTTATGGGAATCATGGACAAGACTGCAAGGTTTCAGCAGCAAAACACACAATCTAGTCGCGCTTGGCACTCTCAGACAGCAGATGGATTATCCACAAATGTTGCTTCTGCAGGCATTCAGCCCTCCAACTTGGAGCAGTTCTCAGTTAAACACTACTCAACTAAGGGATCCTCTACAggtgctgcccagggagatggcagccagagcagcatgCAAGCAAAAGAACGTGAGGAGCTCACTTGCCAAATCCCTCCCCACTGTACAGACAGCAGATCACCCAACCAAGGTTCTCATTTACACCCTGATGCTGTAGCCAAACTGCCATCCCACAGCACTCAGGATGGCCACCTCAGTCACGTCACCACGGCAAAACCAAAGCGATCGTTCATTGAATCAAATGTATAA